One window of the Chloroflexota bacterium genome contains the following:
- a CDS encoding DUF72 domain-containing protein, whose product MILVGCCGWAAARARYVERFGLVEIQQTFYKPPQAATAQRWREEVPSDFRFTIKAWQLITHDPSSPTYRKAGVQVPVDQASRYGFFRPTPEVDAAWEHTLEIARALRADVVLFQCPARFTPTDEHVADLRAFFRRIDRAGFALAWEPRGDWSDEIVRALCQELDLLHATDPFVRPCLHGRPAYFRLHGRAGYRYRYTDDDLAQLAQWSRAAGDAYVLFNNVSMWEDAGRFQALLGDG is encoded by the coding sequence ATGATCTTGGTTGGCTGTTGCGGATGGGCTGCGGCACGGGCTCGCTATGTCGAGCGCTTCGGGCTGGTAGAAATACAGCAGACATTCTACAAACCTCCCCAGGCGGCGACTGCCCAGCGCTGGCGAGAGGAAGTGCCATCCGACTTCCGCTTCACCATCAAGGCTTGGCAACTGATCACCCATGACCCGTCCAGCCCCACCTATCGCAAGGCTGGTGTACAAGTACCAGTCGACCAAGCCAGCCGATACGGCTTTTTCCGGCCAACGCCCGAGGTGGACGCCGCTTGGGAGCACACCTTGGAGATCGCCCGGGCGCTACGAGCCGATGTGGTCCTCTTCCAGTGTCCCGCCCGCTTCACCCCCACCGACGAACACGTCGCCGACCTACGAGCCTTCTTTCGGCGCATTGACCGCGCTGGGTTTGCTCTGGCCTGGGAGCCGCGCGGCGACTGGTCCGACGAGATAGTGCGCGCCCTCTGCCAGGAACTGGATCTTCTCCACGCCACCGACCCTTTTGTCCGTCCCTGTTTGCACGGTCGACCAGCCTACTTTCGCCTTCACGGGCGTGCAGGGTACCGCTACCGTTATACCGACGATGATCTGGCCCAACTAGCCCAGTGGAGTCGGGCTGCTGGCGATGCCTACGTTCTCTTCAACAATGTATCTATGTGGGAGGATGCTGGGCGGTTTCAGGCCTTGCTTGGTGATGGGTGA
- a CDS encoding Fe-S cluster protein — MLIEGYELTVTSPPCDPGSERWSAFADLSVDIAEVLPYLNATLKGAIYDHKAQILTWRMGGRAVSIRPRQIAVSNLEDREEARAVVDRLVEMVNRTWEKRGEIEPRYERREPPKALDVYRLLPGENCKACGQPTCFVFALKLVAGQAHLNQCPPLYTEKYRQSLHKLAELFGEMPSS, encoded by the coding sequence ATGTTGATCGAAGGCTATGAGTTAACAGTCACGTCCCCGCCTTGTGATCCGGGTAGTGAGCGATGGAGTGCCTTCGCAGACCTATCTGTGGACATTGCGGAGGTCTTGCCCTATTTGAATGCAACCCTCAAAGGCGCGATCTACGATCACAAGGCGCAAATACTCACCTGGCGTATGGGCGGACGCGCAGTCTCCATCCGGCCGCGTCAGATCGCGGTCAGCAATCTGGAGGACCGCGAAGAGGCCCGAGCCGTGGTGGACCGCTTAGTGGAGATGGTGAACCGCACCTGGGAGAAGCGAGGAGAGATTGAACCCCGCTACGAGCGACGGGAGCCACCCAAGGCTTTAGATGTGTACCGCTTGCTGCCCGGTGAGAATTGCAAGGCCTGTGGGCAGCCCACCTGTTTCGTCTTTGCTCTGAAACTGGTCGCCGGGCAAGCCCACCTGAATCAGTGCCCACCGCTGTATACAGAGAAATATCGCCAATCACTTCATAAACTGGCCGAACTCTTTGGGGAGATGCCATCGTCATGA